A single Hylaeus volcanicus isolate JK05 unplaced genomic scaffold, UHH_iyHylVolc1.0_haploid 12221, whole genome shotgun sequence DNA region contains:
- the LOC128883279 gene encoding uncharacterized protein LOC128883279 isoform X3, producing MKDLKQTVKYSNHPSSNFQTTFHVSNRIAKECPFHTKYLSCNSYVQNNSKRHTEAESRGMLRHWNIVQNKLCYNSRPFRKMSEDVLTSYCELLNVFELNWTIVEPLCVPPCADFIPSTKIMHPRKSTYLNSLPLCFVNMSQEVFLSQESAMSSEDAFSLTCSCAKSYASSEQSLEDILDDNTTHTSYTFESKVVSNVLNRSQEDTSLGYLNSTFNMQKIFCHYILFPFELTSQQCIIEFPGSYSESSLKVLNSNVISDDDQRNYFNCDSTKSDATLNLFESKIKKADVSLLLQPQTPLFRVGSKSIISSKESCTVGTNVPGRSTDLDEYKAGIQIMASKNLSSPEISYYVSKQLDKLELTGCCYPSNMLVIFLQIPFNVKYYLQQNVYQRSFGPSPFYLKDVKPIPKCNRFFLQNKKVTWHNNVFARVFQWKSNKKPMLIRSRSLNSRDLQKKSISLFVFCSGKDMIAFDWLPFLSRLYSFSVREYKYKMSSIEQFNDTVTLKVPSYLNRQQPSKASVQIHSFIDNSHCSLRFASLILEYPGSGQSSGSASIETVMESTVNGLAKALEELSNRLCVSHIDIRFIGYSLGSAVALRLAHILSLDIAQCNELTTTVLKSPLFNNLKNPPDITMSRVILVAPFTSVADWATMYLKIPSVFQPIAKKLIDPLLNMAGISWNNSEYIKHLSLIIKQYIHMFPSFKIHIFHGNKDSMVPFYMGEELASLSKRIFVI from the exons ATGAAGGACTTGAAACaaactgtaaaatattcaaatcatCCATCTAGCAATTTTCAAACAACATTTCACGTATCGAATAGAATTGCAAAAGAGTGTCCGTTTCATACCAAATATTTATCATGCAATTCCTACGTACAAAACAATTCAAAGAGACATACTGAAGCGGAGTCACGAGGAATGTTGCGTCATTGGAATATTGTGCAGaataaattatgttataaTTCAAGACCTTTTAGGAAAATGTCGGAAGATGTACTAACATCGTATTGTGAACTCCTGAATGTCTTTGAACTAAATTGGACTATAGTTGAACCGCTTTGTGTCCCTCCGTGTGCCGATTTTATACCATCCACAAAAATAATGCATCCACGAAAATCTACTTACTTAAACAGTTTACCTTTGTGCTTTGTAAACATGAGTCAGGAAGTGTTTCTATCTCAAGAGTCTGCAATGTCGTCAGAAGATGCCTTTTCTTTAACATGCTCCTGTGCCAAGTCCTATGCTTCCTCGGAGCAGTCCTTAGAAGATATTCTTGATGATAATACCACCCATACTTCATACACTTTTGAATCCAAAGTG GTATCCAATGTTTTGAATCGTTCACAAGAAGATACATCATTGGGTTATTT AAATTCAACGTTTAATATGCAGAAAATTTTTTgtcattatattttgttcccTTTTGAATTAACATCACAACAATGTATCATTGAATTTCCAG GAAGTTACTCGGAATCTTCCTTAAAAGTTCTTAATTCTAACGTAATCTCCGATGATGACCAGCGCAACTACTTTAATTGTGACTCCACTAAAAGCGATGCAACCTTGAATCTTTTTgaatcaaaaattaagaaagctgacgtttctttattattgCAACCTCAAACACCTTTATTTCGCGTGGGttcaaaaagtattatttcttcaaaagaATCATGTACTGTTGGAACAAATGTACCAGGACGGTCGACAGACCTTGATGAGTATAAAGCGGGTATTCAAATCATGGCGTCCAAAAATTTAAGCTCACctgaaatttcatattatgTGTCGAAACAACTTGATAAGTTAGAACTCACAGGATGCTGTTATCCATCTAATAtgttagtaatttttttacaaataccgtttaacgttaaatattatttgcaacaaaatgtttatcaaCGTTCTTTTGGACCAagtcctttttatttaaaagatgtCAAGCCAATTCCAAAATGTAATCggttttttttacaaaataagaaaG TTACGTGGCATAATAACGTGTTCGCTCGAGTTTTTCAAtggaaatcaaataaaaaaccAATGCTTATTCGTTCCCGTTCATTAAATTCTCGGgacttacaaaaaaaatcaatctctttatttgttttttgttctGGTAAAGATATGATAGCCTTTGATTGGTTACCTTTTTTAAGCCGTTTGTATAGTTTTTCTGTAcgtgaatataaatacaag ATGAGTTCTATTGAACAGTTTAATGATACAGTAACATTAAAAGTACCGTCTTATTTGAATCGTCAACAACCATCCAAGGCATCGGTTCAAATCCATTCCTTCATAGATAATTCACATTGTTCTTTACGATTCGCGTCACTTATTCTTGAATATCCAGGCTCCGGTCAGTCTTCAGGTTCTGCTTCAATCGAAACTGTTATGGAATCAACTGTTAAT GGTTTAGCAAAAGCATTAGAAGAGTTATCCAATCGCCTCTGTGTATCTCATATTGATATTCGTTTTATTGGATATTCTTTAGGATCCGCTGTGGCTCTCCGTTTAGCGCATATTCTGAGCTTAGACATTGCCCAGTGTAATG aaTTGACAACAACGGTATTGAAGTCGcctctttttaataatttaaaaaatcctccTGATATTACGATGAGCCGTGTTATACTTGTAGCTCCTTTCACTTCCGTAGCTGATTGGGCAAcaatgtatttgaaaattcctTCTGTATTCCAACCTATTGCCAAAAAACTGATTGATCCACTTTTAAATATGGCAGGCATCTCGTGGAATAATAGTGAATACATAAAACATCTCTCtcttattataaaacaat ATATCCATATGTTTCcatcttttaaaattcacatctTTCATGGAAATAAGGACTCTATGGTACCTTTTTATATGGGTGAAGAACTTGCGTCCCTTTCGAAACGTATTTTTG TGAtatga
- the LOC128883282 gene encoding uncharacterized protein LOC128883282 yields MSNSTSYGLDSPMLPVNFVQRNQGVWSSSPLTNGSKTFQDCGAIVSSSQVKSLPNPIKDYQSTSVVHSYNLPEVYTTCSSTLSSNSPCCSDSKTIGHDRAKKRRLGKMQTSVNDEEVVFEKYTYNRTCRNETNSGDTNSIHTSTFPCHSIEESISSECHLENHTIDFSNGFKNVDQHKIMETTCLTEPQLTRDMSNVSTTYLKRPFLPCINVFSRCGGVSGSRPAVEEDLSLVSNGPFDGLPKNTEYRDHLDSNEFTSTRTSSFTKPCCVPSNYSAVVQSSAPLEELVCPIVSSNPSHFQSINEMINENDLNSTPSSVSKETKILNQMTPTETTQEYTQGKENVSETSIDYTDSKRNLPTNEKILAEKKAMHDQVSDQELAVLCKTLTPSSTNSPIEGHVAVSLALGLVKIYDSIFNEEHQLKQRQLDILVTRFIPAVCSEASSPFHLSGSLFQTMLGSALQVYAKSWNELSTSQSNLIKTVESRSLQCTETTTMLVRCTAIFCSALDHFILDWLSQLQFLGDSVPIPVSKKQVYEKLVLKFFEPDILARRNHRVQAISGLFCTLPDIILRKANPVS; encoded by the exons ATGTCCAATTCAACTTCGTACGGATTGGACTCTCCTATGTTACCTGTTAACTTTGTTCAACGGAATCAAGGAGTATGGTCTTCATCCCCATTAACAAATGGTTCCAAAACATTTCAAGATTGTGGTGCAATTGTCTCAAGTTCTCAAGTGAAATCTTTACCTAACCCTATCAAAG ATTATCAAAGTACATCGGTGGTACATTCTTATAATCTTCCTGAAGTGTATACAACTTGCTCATCAACTCTAAGTTCGAATTCTCCATGTTGCTCGGATTCAAAGACGATTGGTCATGATAGAGCGAAAAAAAGGCGTTTAGGTAAAATGCAAACTTCAGTAAATGATGAAGAAGtcgtttttgaaaaatacactT ATAATAGAACATGCCGTAATGAAACCAACTCAGGTGATACAAATTCAATACATACATCTACTTTTCCATGTCATTCTATTGAAGAATCGATTTCATCTGAGTGCCATTTAGAAAATCATACAATCGATTTTTCTAATGGCTTTAAAAATGTCGATCAGCATAAAATAATGGAAACGACTTGTTTGACTGAGCCTCAATTAACAAGAGATATGTCAAACGTTTCTACAACGTATTTAAAGCGACCATTTTTACCATGCATCAATGTGTTCTCAAGATGTGGTGGCGTTTCAGGTTCGCGGCCAGCAGTAGAAGAAGATTTGTCCTTAGTGTCAAATGGTCCGTTTGATGGTTTACcgaaaaatacagaatatcgAGATCACCTGGACTCAAATGAGTTCACTTCAACAAGAACATCGTCTTTCACAAAACCATGTTGTGTTCCATCGAATTATTCAGCTGTTGTTCAATCTTCCGCGCCTCTAGAAGAACTTGTTTGTCCCATTGTCTCATCAAATCCATCACATTTTCAgtcaataaatgaaatgattaatgaaaatgatcTCAACTCAACTCCTTCCTCAGTatcgaaagaaacaaaaattttaaatcaaatgacACCAACAGAAACAACTCAAGAGTATACACAGGGAAAAGAGAATGTTTCAGAAACTTCAATAGACTATACCGATTCTAAGCGAAATTTACcgacaaatgaaaaaattttagcTGAAAAAAAAGCAATGCATGATCAAGTTTCCGATCAAGAACTTGCTGTTTTATGTAAAACACTCACCCCCTCGTCCACCAATTCACCTATTGAAGGTCATGTAGCCGTATCCTTAGCTCTAGGTTTGGTGAAAATCTATGATAGTATCTTTAATGAAGAACATCAATTAAAACAACGTCAGCTGGATATTCTTGTTACTCGCTTTATTCCAGCAGTGTGTTCCGAAGCTTCGTCCCCTTTTCATTTATCTGGTTCACTATTCCAAACAATGTTAGGTAGTGCTTTACAAGTCTATGCGAAATCATGGAATGAATTGAGTACATCACAGTCTAATTTAATTAAG ACTGTTGAATCGCGTTCGTTGCAGTGTACCGAAACAACAACAATGCTTGTTCGATGTACTGCCATTTTTTGCTCAGCTCTAGATCATTTTATTCTTGATTGGTTATCGCAACTACAATTTTTAG gTGATTCAGTTCCTATACCCGTTTCTAAGAAACAAGTATACGAAAAATTAgtcttaaaattttttgagCCA GATATATTAGCTCGCCGTAATCATCGAGTTCAAGCCATCAGTGGGCTTTTCTGTACACTCCCTGATATTATATTAAGAAAAGCTAATCCCGTgtcgtaa
- the LOC128883283 gene encoding uncharacterized protein LOC128883283: MFFSTSSHVTKRYGDEEDFNKRESVLFSLSQNSSSTPSESLPSNTSGSTPDSIVDTSTSRKTKQQLQPPCRAMTIELLKKNLRNMGSDSTKMYEESGPVSLLGWPMHLKTIQLNKSGESQFMFCDGTGIVNVRLMLYSDNEEYLSRRMAQLFDVSSSSCVPSCSEPILYLRVVGTVAPDMKDSTTLRCIHIRKAKLEEIAFYHTFDVIDTFLRQEKKHSTTVASTTVLHSEYQREFPGVSNQALNLDHVQLPDTFSLCKENPCQYTVLQYIMKHRQKYKGVLLKDLFKHFSGMFQEQDLRDTIQTLTDMAFCMETDEGYVDLVIDEEED; encoded by the exons atgtttttttctACTTCTTCACATGTAACAAAACGCTACGGCGACGAGgaagattttaataaaagagaatctgttttattttctttaagtCAAAATTCGTCAAGTACTCCCTca GAAAGCTTGCCTTCCAACACATCAGGAAGTACACCTGATTCCATAGTAGACACATCGACGTCACgtaaaacaaaacaacaacTTCAGCCGCCTTGTCGTGCAATGACGATtgaactattaaaaaaaaaccttcgAAACATGGGTTCTGATTCAACAAA AATGTATGAAGAATCGGGCCCTGTTTCTCTTCTAGGTTGGCCCATGCATTTGAAAACTATACAATTGAATAAGTCGGGAGAATCACAGTTTATG ttttgtgaTGGTACAGGAATAGTCAACGTTCGCCTGATGCTTTATAGTGATAATGAAGAGTATCTCTCAAGACGCATGGCgcaattatttgatgtttcTTCCAGCTCATGTGTACCTTCATGTTCTGAGCCTATTTTATATCTTCGTGTTGTTGGAACTGTCGCTCCGGATATGAAAGACAGTACTACGTTAAG GTGTATTCATATACGAAAAGCtaaattagaagaaatagCTTTTTATCATACATTCGATGTTATTGACACATTTTTACGACaggaaaaaaaacattcaacaaCGGTTGCGTCAACGACAGTTCTGCACTCTGAATATCAACGTGAATTTCCAGGTGTTTCAAACCAAGCACTAAACCTTG ATCATGTTCAATTACCTgacacattttctttgtgtaaaGAGAATCCTTGTCAATACACTGTGTTACAATACATAATGAAACATCGACAAAAATATAAAGGCGTGCTCTTAAAAGatctttttaaacatttttctggcATGTTTC AAGAACAAGATTTACGCGACACTATTCAAACGTTAACTGATATGGCATTTTGCATGGAGACGGACGAGGGTTATGTGGACCTTGTCATTGATGAAGAGGaagactaa
- the LOC128883284 gene encoding polyamine-modulated factor 1-binding protein 1-like — MESVDMTNTLKERLSTMTCKLAALEKSVAEEAHRKRAIEEKRLQEIASYVSNLESQLTKEIKDRVESSRDMQQMSRENIETKAKVLNKKITSFIESNLVNLNDVSKRTEEFEAYLERGESYSNPSSSFFLIQTKLEQLRNETSKLREDFESTLLPDVDDSLKRCVRELRDIRRRLNTTVEKDISNFQSHLQELSQKCLQANQEADESNMTYKIYIPQEIRAFKEAIKEESTIREETDDAMVKALNEYNVALKKGFLTFPPS, encoded by the exons ATGGAGTCTGTGGATATGACAAACACATTAAAAGAGAGGTTAAGTACTATGACATGTAAGTTAGCGGCATTAGAGAAGTCGGTTGCCGAAGAAGCACACCGAAAACGTGCGATTGAAGAAAAACGTCTTCAG GAAATAGCATCGTATGTTTCAAATTTAGAAAGCCagttaacaaaagaaattaaagatcgTGTTGAATCATCGCGAGATATGCAACAAATGTCTCgagaaaacattgaaacaaaagcaaaagttttaaataaaaaaataaccagTTTCATCGAGTCTAATTTA GTAAATTTAAACGACGTATCCAAGCGCACGGAAGAGTTCGAAGCTTACCTGGAGCGAGGAGAGTCTTATTCTAACCCATCCTCTTCGTTTTTTCTTATTCAA ACCAAATTAGAGCAACTAAGAAATGAAACCAGCAAATTACGAGAAGATTTTGAGAGTACCCTTCTTCCAGACGTTGATGATAGCTTAAAACGTTGCGTTCGAGAATTACGAGACATTAGGAGACGCTTAAATACTACG GTTGAAAAAGATATAAGTAATTTTCAGTCTCACTTACAAGAGTTAAGTCAAAAATGTCTACAGGCGAATCA GGAAGCTGATGAATCAAACATGacgtacaaaatatatattcctcAAGAAATAAGAGCTTTCAAAGAAG CAATAAAAGAAGAGTCGACTATACGAGAAGAAACAGACGACGCTATGGTTAAA gCACTTAACGAATACAACGTTGCATTAAAAAAAGGGTTCTTAACATTTCCCCCTTCATGA
- the LOC128883279 gene encoding uncharacterized protein LOC128883279 isoform X2 → MKDLKQTVKYSNHPSSNFQTTFHVSNRIAKECPFHTKYLSCNSYVQNNSKRHTEAESRGMLRHWNIVQNKLCYNSRPFRKMSEDVLTSYCELLNVFELNWTIVEPLCVPPCADFIPSTKIMHPRKSTYLNSLPLCFVNMSQEVFLSQESAMSSEDAFSLTCSCAKSYASSEQSLEDILDDNTTHTSYTFESKVVSNVLNRSQEDTSLGYLNSTFNMQKIFCHYILFPFELTSQQCIIEFPGSYSESSLKVLNSNVISDDDQRNYFNCDSTKSDATLNLFESKIKKADVSLLLQPQTPLFRVGSKSIISSKESCTVGTNVPGRSTDLDEYKAGIQIMASKNLSSPEISYYVSKQLDKLELTGCCYPSNMLVIFLQIPFNVKYYLQQNVYQRSFGPSPFYLKDVKPIPKCNRFFLQNKKVTWHNNVFARVFQWKSNKKPMLIRSRSLNSRDLQKKSISLFVFCSGKDMIAFDWLPFLSRLYSFSVREYKYKMSSIEQFNDTVTLKVPSYLNRQQPSKASVQIHSFIDNSHCSLRFASLILEYPGSGQSSGSASIETVMESTVNGLAKALEELSNRLCVSHIDIRFIGYSLGSAVALRLAHILSLDIAQCNELTTTVLKSPLFNNLKNPPDITMSRVILVAPFTSVADWATMYLKIPSVFQPIAKKLIDPLLNMAGISWNNSEYIKHLSLIIKQYIHMFPSFKIHIFHGNKDSMVPFYMGEELASLSKRIFETDSTSKYGSFNDATSLFSQCEYKTAPSTSPRHCMPVCEPVTQIQVSPNPSEAPNSFATIRISKCFGFIDK, encoded by the exons ATGAAGGACTTGAAACaaactgtaaaatattcaaatcatCCATCTAGCAATTTTCAAACAACATTTCACGTATCGAATAGAATTGCAAAAGAGTGTCCGTTTCATACCAAATATTTATCATGCAATTCCTACGTACAAAACAATTCAAAGAGACATACTGAAGCGGAGTCACGAGGAATGTTGCGTCATTGGAATATTGTGCAGaataaattatgttataaTTCAAGACCTTTTAGGAAAATGTCGGAAGATGTACTAACATCGTATTGTGAACTCCTGAATGTCTTTGAACTAAATTGGACTATAGTTGAACCGCTTTGTGTCCCTCCGTGTGCCGATTTTATACCATCCACAAAAATAATGCATCCACGAAAATCTACTTACTTAAACAGTTTACCTTTGTGCTTTGTAAACATGAGTCAGGAAGTGTTTCTATCTCAAGAGTCTGCAATGTCGTCAGAAGATGCCTTTTCTTTAACATGCTCCTGTGCCAAGTCCTATGCTTCCTCGGAGCAGTCCTTAGAAGATATTCTTGATGATAATACCACCCATACTTCATACACTTTTGAATCCAAAGTG GTATCCAATGTTTTGAATCGTTCACAAGAAGATACATCATTGGGTTATTT AAATTCAACGTTTAATATGCAGAAAATTTTTTgtcattatattttgttcccTTTTGAATTAACATCACAACAATGTATCATTGAATTTCCAG GAAGTTACTCGGAATCTTCCTTAAAAGTTCTTAATTCTAACGTAATCTCCGATGATGACCAGCGCAACTACTTTAATTGTGACTCCACTAAAAGCGATGCAACCTTGAATCTTTTTgaatcaaaaattaagaaagctgacgtttctttattattgCAACCTCAAACACCTTTATTTCGCGTGGGttcaaaaagtattatttcttcaaaagaATCATGTACTGTTGGAACAAATGTACCAGGACGGTCGACAGACCTTGATGAGTATAAAGCGGGTATTCAAATCATGGCGTCCAAAAATTTAAGCTCACctgaaatttcatattatgTGTCGAAACAACTTGATAAGTTAGAACTCACAGGATGCTGTTATCCATCTAATAtgttagtaatttttttacaaataccgtttaacgttaaatattatttgcaacaaaatgtttatcaaCGTTCTTTTGGACCAagtcctttttatttaaaagatgtCAAGCCAATTCCAAAATGTAATCggttttttttacaaaataagaaaG TTACGTGGCATAATAACGTGTTCGCTCGAGTTTTTCAAtggaaatcaaataaaaaaccAATGCTTATTCGTTCCCGTTCATTAAATTCTCGGgacttacaaaaaaaatcaatctctttatttgttttttgttctGGTAAAGATATGATAGCCTTTGATTGGTTACCTTTTTTAAGCCGTTTGTATAGTTTTTCTGTAcgtgaatataaatacaag ATGAGTTCTATTGAACAGTTTAATGATACAGTAACATTAAAAGTACCGTCTTATTTGAATCGTCAACAACCATCCAAGGCATCGGTTCAAATCCATTCCTTCATAGATAATTCACATTGTTCTTTACGATTCGCGTCACTTATTCTTGAATATCCAGGCTCCGGTCAGTCTTCAGGTTCTGCTTCAATCGAAACTGTTATGGAATCAACTGTTAAT GGTTTAGCAAAAGCATTAGAAGAGTTATCCAATCGCCTCTGTGTATCTCATATTGATATTCGTTTTATTGGATATTCTTTAGGATCCGCTGTGGCTCTCCGTTTAGCGCATATTCTGAGCTTAGACATTGCCCAGTGTAATG aaTTGACAACAACGGTATTGAAGTCGcctctttttaataatttaaaaaatcctccTGATATTACGATGAGCCGTGTTATACTTGTAGCTCCTTTCACTTCCGTAGCTGATTGGGCAAcaatgtatttgaaaattcctTCTGTATTCCAACCTATTGCCAAAAAACTGATTGATCCACTTTTAAATATGGCAGGCATCTCGTGGAATAATAGTGAATACATAAAACATCTCTCtcttattataaaacaat ATATCCATATGTTTCcatcttttaaaattcacatctTTCATGGAAATAAGGACTCTATGGTACCTTTTTATATGGGTGAAGAACTTGCGTCCCTTTCGAAACGTATTTTTG AAACCGATTCAACGTCCAAATACGGTTCATTTAACGATGCTACGTCACTTTTCTCGCAATGCGAATACAAAACCGCACCGTCTACTTCACCGCGACACTGTATGCCCGTATGTGAACCTGTTACTCAAATTCAGGTTTCACCTAACCCTTCTGAGGCACCAAATTCATTT GCAACAATAAGAATATCAAAGTGTTTTGgttttattgataaataa
- the LOC128883279 gene encoding uncharacterized protein LOC128883279 isoform X1, whose amino-acid sequence MKDLKQTVKYSNHPSSNFQTTFHVSNRIAKECPFHTKYLSCNSYVQNNSKRHTEAESRGMLRHWNIVQNKLCYNSRPFRKMSEDVLTSYCELLNVFELNWTIVEPLCVPPCADFIPSTKIMHPRKSTYLNSLPLCFVNMSQEVFLSQESAMSSEDAFSLTCSCAKSYASSEQSLEDILDDNTTHTSYTFESKVVSNVLNRSQEDTSLGYLNSTFNMQKIFCHYILFPFELTSQQCIIEFPGSYSESSLKVLNSNVISDDDQRNYFNCDSTKSDATLNLFESKIKKADVSLLLQPQTPLFRVGSKSIISSKESCTVGTNVPGRSTDLDEYKAGIQIMASKNLSSPEISYYVSKQLDKLELTGCCYPSNMLVIFLQIPFNVKYYLQQNVYQRSFGPSPFYLKDVKPIPKCNRFFLQNKKVTWHNNVFARVFQWKSNKKPMLIRSRSLNSRDLQKKSISLFVFCSGKDMIAFDWLPFLSRLYSFSVREYKYKMSSIEQFNDTVTLKVPSYLNRQQPSKASVQIHSFIDNSHCSLRFASLILEYPGSGQSSGSASIETVMESTVNGLAKALEELSNRLCVSHIDIRFIGYSLGSAVALRLAHILSLDIAQCNELTTTVLKSPLFNNLKNPPDITMSRVILVAPFTSVADWATMYLKIPSVFQPIAKKLIDPLLNMAGISWNNSEYIKHLSLIIKQYIHMFPSFKIHIFHGNKDSMVPFYMGEELASLSKRIFETDSTSKYGSFNDATSLFSQCEYKTAPSTSPRHCMPVCEPVTQIQVSPNPSEAPNSFTVKSVFLTSLESSCNRFVHFHEMNVDHHTIMKDAKTQEAIFDVLLSSWCVAFSDESK is encoded by the exons ATGAAGGACTTGAAACaaactgtaaaatattcaaatcatCCATCTAGCAATTTTCAAACAACATTTCACGTATCGAATAGAATTGCAAAAGAGTGTCCGTTTCATACCAAATATTTATCATGCAATTCCTACGTACAAAACAATTCAAAGAGACATACTGAAGCGGAGTCACGAGGAATGTTGCGTCATTGGAATATTGTGCAGaataaattatgttataaTTCAAGACCTTTTAGGAAAATGTCGGAAGATGTACTAACATCGTATTGTGAACTCCTGAATGTCTTTGAACTAAATTGGACTATAGTTGAACCGCTTTGTGTCCCTCCGTGTGCCGATTTTATACCATCCACAAAAATAATGCATCCACGAAAATCTACTTACTTAAACAGTTTACCTTTGTGCTTTGTAAACATGAGTCAGGAAGTGTTTCTATCTCAAGAGTCTGCAATGTCGTCAGAAGATGCCTTTTCTTTAACATGCTCCTGTGCCAAGTCCTATGCTTCCTCGGAGCAGTCCTTAGAAGATATTCTTGATGATAATACCACCCATACTTCATACACTTTTGAATCCAAAGTG GTATCCAATGTTTTGAATCGTTCACAAGAAGATACATCATTGGGTTATTT AAATTCAACGTTTAATATGCAGAAAATTTTTTgtcattatattttgttcccTTTTGAATTAACATCACAACAATGTATCATTGAATTTCCAG GAAGTTACTCGGAATCTTCCTTAAAAGTTCTTAATTCTAACGTAATCTCCGATGATGACCAGCGCAACTACTTTAATTGTGACTCCACTAAAAGCGATGCAACCTTGAATCTTTTTgaatcaaaaattaagaaagctgacgtttctttattattgCAACCTCAAACACCTTTATTTCGCGTGGGttcaaaaagtattatttcttcaaaagaATCATGTACTGTTGGAACAAATGTACCAGGACGGTCGACAGACCTTGATGAGTATAAAGCGGGTATTCAAATCATGGCGTCCAAAAATTTAAGCTCACctgaaatttcatattatgTGTCGAAACAACTTGATAAGTTAGAACTCACAGGATGCTGTTATCCATCTAATAtgttagtaatttttttacaaataccgtttaacgttaaatattatttgcaacaaaatgtttatcaaCGTTCTTTTGGACCAagtcctttttatttaaaagatgtCAAGCCAATTCCAAAATGTAATCggttttttttacaaaataagaaaG TTACGTGGCATAATAACGTGTTCGCTCGAGTTTTTCAAtggaaatcaaataaaaaaccAATGCTTATTCGTTCCCGTTCATTAAATTCTCGGgacttacaaaaaaaatcaatctctttatttgttttttgttctGGTAAAGATATGATAGCCTTTGATTGGTTACCTTTTTTAAGCCGTTTGTATAGTTTTTCTGTAcgtgaatataaatacaag ATGAGTTCTATTGAACAGTTTAATGATACAGTAACATTAAAAGTACCGTCTTATTTGAATCGTCAACAACCATCCAAGGCATCGGTTCAAATCCATTCCTTCATAGATAATTCACATTGTTCTTTACGATTCGCGTCACTTATTCTTGAATATCCAGGCTCCGGTCAGTCTTCAGGTTCTGCTTCAATCGAAACTGTTATGGAATCAACTGTTAAT GGTTTAGCAAAAGCATTAGAAGAGTTATCCAATCGCCTCTGTGTATCTCATATTGATATTCGTTTTATTGGATATTCTTTAGGATCCGCTGTGGCTCTCCGTTTAGCGCATATTCTGAGCTTAGACATTGCCCAGTGTAATG aaTTGACAACAACGGTATTGAAGTCGcctctttttaataatttaaaaaatcctccTGATATTACGATGAGCCGTGTTATACTTGTAGCTCCTTTCACTTCCGTAGCTGATTGGGCAAcaatgtatttgaaaattcctTCTGTATTCCAACCTATTGCCAAAAAACTGATTGATCCACTTTTAAATATGGCAGGCATCTCGTGGAATAATAGTGAATACATAAAACATCTCTCtcttattataaaacaat ATATCCATATGTTTCcatcttttaaaattcacatctTTCATGGAAATAAGGACTCTATGGTACCTTTTTATATGGGTGAAGAACTTGCGTCCCTTTCGAAACGTATTTTTG AAACCGATTCAACGTCCAAATACGGTTCATTTAACGATGCTACGTCACTTTTCTCGCAATGCGAATACAAAACCGCACCGTCTACTTCACCGCGACACTGTATGCCCGTATGTGAACCTGTTACTCAAATTCAGGTTTCACCTAACCCTTCTGAGGCACCAAATTCATTT acagtcaaatctgtttttttgACATCGTTAGAGTCGTCTTGTAATCGCTTTGTTCAC TTTCATGAAATGAATGTGGATCACCACACTATTATGAAGGATGCGAAAACGCAAGAGGCTATTTTTGATGTGTTATTATCATCGTGGTGTGTTGCTTTTTCAGATGAAAGCAAATGA